Below is a genomic region from Gracilimonas sp..
AGCCTGTAAAGACGAAAATGTTGAAGAGCCTGATATCTATACTGAATTCGGAAAATATACCGTTGGGGAAAGCGGAGCCGTCATCTTCCAGGTGCTGGAGCAGAAGCAGCAAAACGATGCCGAGCTTTGGTATTTGGTTGATAACAGCCTGATGAACACCATCCCTGATGCCTGGTCGATCAATGAAAAATTCATTCTCCTCCCCCTCAATAAATGGCAGAATCAGTATAAACGGGTAAATATTGGCGGAATCAGCTGTGATCATTCTGATTACTATAATTCAGAAGAGCTCAATCAACAGGTTCTTTTGCCTACTTATTCGGATGACGATGACGAACCTCTCTACATTGGTTTTTTCCACACGGGCGCTTATCAGGATTCCATCAGCGGATACGGTGGAATCAAACACTGCCTTATCCCTTCTCCCAAACACATCGTGGTAGATAAGGACGAGAACGGCAATCTTTTCGATTATGTTTACCGGGGCGAACAAACTGTTGACAATATGCTTAACATACTGGGTTACAATGACTAAATTGAATCAACTATTTGCAGGTATAGAGGGAAGTCACAATGAATTTGAGCAAGCCAGGGTCTTGCTTCAGTCTGTTCCCTACGATGGAACCAGTACCTGGGGAAAAGGTGCCGACCAAGGCTTTGAGGCTTTTCTGGATGCCGCAGAGAACATGGAGATCTATGACATTGAAACCGATAGTGAGGTGTACAAACAAGGCGTTCATATTATAGACCCCATCCTCGAAGATGCTTCACCTGAAGCTATGTTTGAAGCCGTATATAAAAGCACAAAAGAACTTCTGAAAAAGGATAAATTTCTCACTTTCTTTGGTGGTGAGCACTCTATTAGTATTGGCATTATCAAGGCTTTTTATGAAGCCCATCCGGATATCACCATCCTTCAGCTGGATGCTCATACCGATCTCCGCCCTGAGTATCACGGCTCACCATACAATCACGCCTGTGCGGTCTATGATGCCTCTCAAAACGCAAACCTTATACAGGTAGGTATCCGAAGTATGGATTCCGGAGAACTTGAATACCTTGACCGCAATAAATGTTATTTTGCAGAAGATATGTATGGCCAAACGGATTGGATGGATGATTCCCTGAGTAAAATTACCGACAAGGTGTATATCACACTTGATCTGGATGTCTTTGACCCTTCAATTATGCCTGCGACCGGAACCCCAGAGCCGGGCGGGATGAACTGGAATACAATGATTAAATACTTGAAGAAAGTATTTCAGCAAAAGAATGTGCTCGGCTTTGATATTGTTGAACTCGCCCCAATTGAAGGATTTTCTGCACCTCAATTTTTGGCTGCCAAACTTTACTATAAAATGCTAAGCTATAAATTTGCTAACTCATGAGTAATAAAGGACCTGTTTCAGAATTTTTAACCCATCATTTCCGACACTTTAACGCTGCTACTGTTGTTGATGCTGCCAAAGCCTACGAAAAACAGCTTGATTCGGGAGCAAAAATGATGATCACTCTTGCCGGAGCCATGAGTTCAGGTGAGTTAGGATTATCACTGGCAGAGATGATACGGGAGGATAAGGTTCATATTATTACTTGTACCGGAGCCAACCTGGAAGAGGATGTGTTCAATCTCGTGGCCCATAATTATTACAAACGAATTCCGAATTACAGGGATTTGAGCCCACAGGACGAGCAAGATCTCCTCGATCAGCATTTCAACCGCGTAACAGATACCTGTATACCGGAAGAAGAAGCCATGCGGCGAATTGAAGATCACCTGGTTAAACGCTGGGTAAAAGCCACCGAAGAAGGGAATCGACATTTCCCTCACGAATACTTCTTTGATCTGCTCTTGAGTGGCGATCTGGAAGATGACTACCAGATTGATCCAAAAGATTCCTGGTTAATGGCAGCGGCAGAAAAAAATATCCCTGTTATTGTTCCGGGCTGGGAAGATTCAACCTGTGGTAATTTCTTTGCCTCCCATTGTATTGAGGGCCGCACAAAGCCAAACGCGATGAAGTCAGGAATTGAATACATGATATATCTGTCTGATTGGTATTTGAATAACTCAGACAGCGGAGTTGGCTTTTTCCAGATTGGCGGCGGAATTGCCGGGGATTTCCCAATATGCGTAGTGCCAATGATTGAGCAGGACCTTGGGAAGGAAGATGTACCTCTTTGGTCTTATTTCTGTCAAATTAGCGATTCCACAACCAGCTATGGTTCATACTCAGGCGCTGTTCCCAATGAAAAGATAACCTGGGGCAAACTTGGAATAGACACTCCAAAGTTCATAATTGAATCTGATGCTACTATTGTAGCTCCGCTTATTTTTGCTTATCTGTTGGGTTGGTAACCTGCTAATTAATCATCTTACTGCGTGGCTATTACTGATAAAAAAATCTCTGCAGAAACAGCACTGTACATCTACAAAAACCTAATGCTCCCCCGGCGCATTGAAGAACGAATGTTGATGCTGCTTCGGCAGAATAAAATCAGCAAGTGGTTTTCGGGGATTGGTCAGGAGGCGGTTGGAGTTGGAGTCTCCCTCTCTTCTGAACCGGAAGATTATATTCTGCCCATGCATCGAAACCTGGGGGTATTCACGGCTCGGAATGTGCCCTTCTACCCTCTTTTTTGCCAGTTGTTTGGGAAAGCTGATGGTTTTACCGAGGGGCGCGATCGGTCCTTTCACTTTGGTATTCCCGAACACAAGATTATCGGGATGATCTCTCATCTTGCTGCTATGATGCCCGTAGCTGACGGACTTGCGTTGGCGATGAAAATGCGGGAAGAAAAAGCCGTTGCATTTTCTTTTTGTGGGGATGGAGCTACAAGTGAAGGAGATTTTCATGAGGCCTTGAACCTGGCTGCCGTTTGGAAGTTGCCGGTCGTTTTTATTATTGAGAATAATGGCTATGGACTATCAACACCTACATCAGAGCAATTTGCATGCGAGCATTTATCAGATCGTGCCAAAGGTTATGGGATGCATGGCTTCAATATTGATGGGAACAATATTTTTGAAGTTATGGACACCGTTGGCAAAGCCAGAGAACTCGCTTTAAAAGGTGAACCGGTTCTCATCGAGGCCAAAACATTCCGCATGCGTGGCCATGAAGAAGCTTCTGGTACTCATTATGTACCGGATGTATTATTTGAAAACTGGGCTGAAAAAGATCCGATTCACCGGTTCGAACGGTATATAGAATCCGAAGGTTTATTTACTCAGGATGAGTTGGAAAAGGTCACAAAAGAAATAGATGCATCCTTTAAAAAGGATCTTAATAAGGCTTTAGCAGCAGCAGACCCCGTTTTTGACGAAGAACGTGAACTTGAAAGAGTGTATGCCTCGCAACCAGAGAATCTCCCTCCTCATAAAGATGGCGTTACTTACGAACACCGATTTGTAGACGCTATAC
It encodes:
- the speB gene encoding agmatinase, which codes for MTKLNQLFAGIEGSHNEFEQARVLLQSVPYDGTSTWGKGADQGFEAFLDAAENMEIYDIETDSEVYKQGVHIIDPILEDASPEAMFEAVYKSTKELLKKDKFLTFFGGEHSISIGIIKAFYEAHPDITILQLDAHTDLRPEYHGSPYNHACAVYDASQNANLIQVGIRSMDSGELEYLDRNKCYFAEDMYGQTDWMDDSLSKITDKVYITLDLDVFDPSIMPATGTPEPGGMNWNTMIKYLKKVFQQKNVLGFDIVELAPIEGFSAPQFLAAKLYYKMLSYKFANS
- a CDS encoding deoxyhypusine synthase family protein; translated protein: MSNKGPVSEFLTHHFRHFNAATVVDAAKAYEKQLDSGAKMMITLAGAMSSGELGLSLAEMIREDKVHIITCTGANLEEDVFNLVAHNYYKRIPNYRDLSPQDEQDLLDQHFNRVTDTCIPEEEAMRRIEDHLVKRWVKATEEGNRHFPHEYFFDLLLSGDLEDDYQIDPKDSWLMAAAEKNIPVIVPGWEDSTCGNFFASHCIEGRTKPNAMKSGIEYMIYLSDWYLNNSDSGVGFFQIGGGIAGDFPICVVPMIEQDLGKEDVPLWSYFCQISDSTTSYGSYSGAVPNEKITWGKLGIDTPKFIIESDATIVAPLIFAYLLGW
- a CDS encoding thiamine pyrophosphate-dependent enzyme, producing MAITDKKISAETALYIYKNLMLPRRIEERMLMLLRQNKISKWFSGIGQEAVGVGVSLSSEPEDYILPMHRNLGVFTARNVPFYPLFCQLFGKADGFTEGRDRSFHFGIPEHKIIGMISHLAAMMPVADGLALAMKMREEKAVAFSFCGDGATSEGDFHEALNLAAVWKLPVVFIIENNGYGLSTPTSEQFACEHLSDRAKGYGMHGFNIDGNNIFEVMDTVGKARELALKGEPVLIEAKTFRMRGHEEASGTHYVPDVLFENWAEKDPIHRFERYIESEGLFTQDELEKVTKEIDASFKKDLNKALAAADPVFDEERELERVYASQPENLPPHKDGVTYEHRFVDAIQASLRQAFEEDSKFLIMGQDIAEYGGVFKITEGFLEQFGHQRVRNTPIIESGALGAAMGLALEGFKPVVEMQFADFISCGFNQIVNNIAKTRYRWSPPLNITIRAPHGGGVGAGPYHSQSVEGWFMQIPGLKVVVPGTVEDAMNLMYSSLHDPNPVLFFEHKKLYRSLKDNISDKANYEPLGKAKVRREGSDATIITYGMGVQWALSAAESYDKKGTSLEVLDLRTLLPLDKESIRQTVQKTGKALLLQEPTLTLGPLSEISAIISEECFEWLDAPVLRCASLDMPIPHDKGLEEGFMADSKLEKMLNKLIDY